In Streptomyces nodosus, one DNA window encodes the following:
- a CDS encoding nitroreductase/quinone reductase family protein — protein MNLSTDLKHRVVTAFQRYVANPVTRRLPLQTVLETTGRVSGLPRATPVGGRRVGDSFWLVSEYGERSQYVRNIRANPRVRVRIRGRWHPGTARLLPDDDPRARLRSLPRMNSTAVRVFGAELLTVRVDLDG, from the coding sequence ATGAACCTCAGCACCGACCTGAAGCACCGTGTCGTCACGGCGTTCCAGCGGTATGTGGCGAACCCCGTCACCCGCCGTCTGCCGCTCCAGACGGTCCTGGAGACGACGGGCCGCGTCTCGGGCCTGCCGCGTGCGACCCCGGTGGGCGGGCGCCGTGTCGGGGACTCCTTCTGGCTGGTCTCCGAGTACGGCGAGAGATCCCAGTACGTCCGCAACATCCGGGCGAACCCCCGGGTCCGGGTCCGCATCAGGGGCCGCTGGCACCCCGGCACCGCCCGGCTCCTCCCGGACGACGACCCCCGCGCCCGGCTGAGGTCGCTGCCCCGGATGAACAGCACGGCGGTACGGGTGTTCGGGGCGGAGCTGCTCACCGTCCGGGTCGACCTGGACGGCTGA